From Leifsonia sp. fls2-241-R2A-40a, one genomic window encodes:
- a CDS encoding DNA topoisomerase IB, producing the protein MTRLKRSNPSGPGYHRTMTDKGPVYEDEAGNRIVDERELERIRSLVLPPAWQDVWISPDARGHIQAVGTDQAGRRQYRYHDAWRLNQDRVKFERAALLAETLPSARRKVTMDLRQEGFERDRILAAAFRIIDLGSVRIGSEEYLHANGSRGLTTLLCRHARIEDDDITLTFPAKSAQKWTSTITDADLAELLRQIQALRGQRSRLLSWKDRTWHTIRPASLNEYIRRQTRGEFTAKDFRTLHGTIVAAEALAALGVSGSDSQRKKRISAAVNEAAAALGNTPAIARNSYIDPRIFDRYRSGEVIDTSGGRTPEPALLDLLS; encoded by the coding sequence GTGACGCGCCTCAAGCGCAGCAACCCGTCCGGCCCCGGCTACCACCGGACGATGACCGACAAGGGCCCGGTGTATGAAGACGAAGCAGGCAACAGGATCGTGGATGAGCGCGAGCTGGAGCGCATCCGCTCGCTCGTCCTCCCGCCCGCCTGGCAGGACGTCTGGATCTCGCCGGACGCCCGCGGGCACATCCAGGCGGTCGGCACCGACCAGGCCGGGCGTCGTCAGTACCGCTACCACGACGCGTGGAGGCTCAACCAGGACCGCGTGAAGTTCGAGCGCGCGGCGCTCCTGGCGGAGACCCTGCCGTCCGCCCGGCGCAAGGTGACGATGGACCTGCGGCAGGAGGGCTTCGAGCGCGACCGCATCCTCGCGGCCGCGTTCCGGATCATCGACCTGGGCAGCGTGCGGATCGGCAGCGAGGAGTACCTGCACGCCAACGGCAGCCGCGGGCTCACGACGCTGCTGTGCCGCCATGCGCGGATCGAGGACGACGACATCACGCTGACCTTCCCGGCGAAGTCGGCGCAGAAGTGGACGAGCACCATCACGGACGCCGACCTCGCGGAGTTGCTCCGGCAGATCCAGGCCCTGCGCGGCCAGCGGTCGCGGCTGCTGTCGTGGAAGGACCGCACCTGGCACACGATCCGCCCGGCGTCGCTGAACGAGTACATCCGCCGGCAGACGCGGGGGGAGTTCACCGCGAAGGACTTCCGGACGCTGCACGGCACCATCGTGGCGGCGGAGGCGCTCGCCGCCCTCGGCGTCTCCGGTTCGGACTCGCAGCGGAAGAAGCGGATCAGCGCCGCGGTCAACGAGGCTGCCGCCGCACTCGGCAACACGCCCGCGATCGCGCGCAACAGCTACATCGACCCGCGCATCTTCGACCGCTACCGCAGCGGAGAGGTCATCGACACCTCCGGCGGTCGCACCCCCGAGCCAGCCCTCCTCGACCTCCTCAGCTGA